One genomic segment of Nonomuraea coxensis DSM 45129 includes these proteins:
- a CDS encoding tetratricopeptide repeat protein, translating to MTEERSHVRVEGAPPDGWEAARLLMPMIDAHRRPRGPYTVAAALLGRLVPETLERSAELVAAHDIEIRAAAPELAGLVPARRVTIDAGLSDDERILVPAPRRTLRLANGLAEFVRDAVPPGRALAVCNLAEADPTDLELLDVLARRVPPGTLTLLLSTGGPEPAPDTRDAAALWAVVDRSTREGFLHTVVELGERGLAGTEPGGDLWWRFAQRTATALGGLGRTAEARALWDRVREVSQDPKAHAAAAYGTAMLDARHPDPAQRDLGRARRWINLAIAVSSLLPDPADRAFKLGFDRNGLALIELRRQRPAAALALVESAIELARELGERHSQHRMVLLANRAQLLAVLGREKEALDDYGAAIALDPAFPDHYLERGNLLFKLGQHEEALADYERAMRAGPPLPEAYYNRAELRVTRGDTEAALADLARVVELDPGYLDAYINRAGLLAALGHDEEAAADVAAGLARAPGNPHLLTVLGQLETSAGRFGTAAAALDEAVSAAPDLAAAWGNRGVLRYATGDLEGAVEDLTRAIALQPQPDLFANRAVALRALGRTAEAEADERRAGAFL from the coding sequence GTGACCGAGGAGAGGTCCCACGTCCGGGTCGAGGGCGCACCGCCCGACGGCTGGGAGGCCGCGCGGCTGCTGATGCCGATGATCGACGCGCACCGGCGGCCCCGCGGCCCCTACACCGTCGCGGCGGCGCTGCTGGGCCGGCTGGTGCCGGAGACCCTCGAACGTTCCGCCGAGCTGGTCGCGGCCCACGACATCGAGATCCGGGCGGCGGCCCCCGAACTGGCCGGGCTGGTCCCGGCCAGGCGGGTGACGATCGACGCAGGGCTGAGCGACGACGAGCGCATCCTCGTGCCCGCGCCGCGCCGCACGCTGCGGCTGGCCAACGGCCTGGCGGAGTTCGTCCGCGACGCCGTGCCGCCAGGCCGGGCGCTCGCCGTATGCAACCTCGCCGAGGCCGACCCCACCGACCTCGAACTGCTCGACGTCCTGGCCCGCCGCGTCCCGCCGGGCACGCTCACCCTCCTGCTCAGCACCGGCGGCCCCGAGCCCGCGCCCGACACGCGGGACGCCGCCGCGCTCTGGGCCGTCGTGGACCGCTCCACGCGCGAGGGTTTCCTGCACACCGTCGTCGAGCTGGGAGAGCGTGGCCTGGCCGGCACCGAGCCGGGCGGGGACCTGTGGTGGCGCTTCGCGCAGCGCACCGCGACCGCGCTCGGCGGCCTCGGCCGCACCGCCGAGGCTCGGGCGCTCTGGGACCGGGTGCGCGAGGTCAGCCAGGACCCGAAGGCGCACGCCGCGGCCGCGTACGGCACCGCCATGCTGGACGCCCGCCACCCCGACCCCGCCCAGCGCGACCTCGGCCGCGCCCGGCGCTGGATCAACCTGGCCATCGCCGTCTCCTCCCTCCTGCCCGATCCCGCCGACCGCGCCTTCAAGCTGGGCTTCGACCGCAACGGCCTGGCCCTGATCGAGCTGCGCCGGCAGCGGCCCGCCGCGGCGCTGGCGCTGGTGGAGTCGGCCATCGAGCTGGCCCGCGAGCTGGGGGAGCGGCATTCCCAGCACCGCATGGTGCTGCTGGCCAACCGGGCGCAGCTCCTCGCCGTCCTCGGCCGCGAGAAGGAGGCCCTGGACGACTACGGGGCCGCCATCGCCCTCGACCCCGCCTTCCCCGACCACTACCTGGAGCGCGGAAACCTGCTGTTCAAGCTCGGGCAGCACGAGGAGGCGCTGGCCGACTACGAGCGGGCCATGCGCGCCGGGCCGCCGCTGCCCGAGGCGTACTACAACCGGGCCGAGCTGCGCGTGACGCGCGGCGACACCGAGGCCGCGCTCGCCGACCTCGCCCGGGTCGTCGAGCTCGACCCCGGCTACCTGGACGCCTACATCAACCGGGCCGGGCTGCTGGCCGCCTTGGGGCACGACGAGGAGGCCGCGGCCGACGTGGCCGCCGGGCTCGCCCGCGCGCCCGGCAACCCGCACCTGCTGACCGTGCTCGGGCAGCTGGAGACGTCGGCGGGCCGGTTCGGCACGGCGGCGGCGGCTCTGGACGAGGCCGTGTCGGCCGCGCCCGACCTGGCGGCGGCCTGGGGGAACCGGGGGGTGCTGCGGTACGCGACCGGCGACCTCGAAGGCGCGGTCGAGGACCTCACCCGGGCCATCGCCCTCCAGCCCCAGCCCGACCTGTTCGCCAACCGCGCCGTCGCCCTGCGCGCCCTGGGCCGCACGGCCGAGGCCGAGGCCGACGAGCGCCGCGCCGGCGCCTTCCTCTGA
- a CDS encoding DMT family transporter gives MLLLFVSAAWGSAFPLMKDLIHRLPVEDLLAERYLLAALTLLLIRPRCLRGLPRETWVNGAILGIMFGIGQTAQAVALHGLPSAVSGFAVGCSVVITPILALLIHKARVQTRIWYGVVFALAGMTAFTLMRGVEEHEISMIALAATLAAAALYSGHTLMLGQISKQRAFHPYALTAIQLATIGLTTGVAGARDGITLPASAPDWLLLAHLSVVSCALGFLARSYGQAHVPAIPSAVLMSSQPVFVALIAVIWFHEQLGWSMVVGGGLMAAAMLLAVPARATTPEKERAPGRRELLDVSRRAARVLTDLRVKREEPPGPGAEPATILAKSACVDTASCPWHTRSLKGGGEPSLERLIERATLIVRARNLPGPGCCRSVTLLGRCLCALMEESEHRRTESSARWFGTK, from the coding sequence GTGCTTCTGTTGTTCGTCAGCGCCGCTTGGGGGTCGGCGTTCCCGCTGATGAAGGACCTCATCCATCGGTTACCCGTCGAGGATCTCCTCGCCGAGCGCTATCTGCTCGCGGCGCTGACGCTCCTCCTGATCCGGCCGCGCTGCCTTCGGGGGCTGCCGCGCGAGACGTGGGTCAACGGAGCGATCCTCGGGATCATGTTCGGGATCGGGCAGACCGCGCAGGCCGTGGCGCTGCACGGGCTGCCGTCCGCGGTGTCCGGCTTCGCCGTCGGGTGCAGCGTGGTGATCACGCCCATCCTGGCGCTCCTGATCCACAAGGCCCGGGTGCAGACCCGCATCTGGTACGGCGTCGTCTTCGCGCTCGCCGGGATGACCGCGTTCACGCTGATGCGCGGGGTCGAGGAGCACGAGATCTCCATGATCGCGCTCGCGGCCACCCTCGCCGCGGCGGCGCTCTACTCCGGCCACACGCTCATGCTCGGGCAGATCTCCAAACAGCGGGCCTTCCATCCGTACGCGCTGACCGCGATCCAGCTCGCCACCATCGGGCTGACCACGGGCGTCGCCGGCGCCAGGGACGGCATCACGCTCCCCGCGAGCGCGCCCGACTGGCTGCTGCTGGCGCACCTGTCGGTGGTGTCGTGCGCGCTGGGCTTCCTCGCCCGCTCCTACGGCCAGGCGCACGTGCCGGCCATCCCGAGCGCCGTCCTCATGTCGTCGCAGCCCGTCTTCGTCGCCCTCATCGCGGTGATCTGGTTCCACGAGCAGCTCGGCTGGAGCATGGTGGTGGGCGGCGGGCTCATGGCGGCCGCGATGCTGCTCGCCGTTCCCGCGCGGGCCACGACGCCGGAGAAGGAGCGCGCGCCGGGCCGCCGCGAGCTGCTGGACGTGTCCCGGAGGGCCGCGAGGGTGCTGACGGACCTCCGCGTCAAACGCGAGGAGCCGCCGGGCCCCGGCGCGGAGCCGGCCACGATCCTCGCCAAGAGCGCCTGCGTGGACACCGCCTCCTGTCCCTGGCACACCCGGTCGCTGAAGGGCGGCGGGGAGCCCAGCCTCGAACGCCTCATCGAGCGCGCCACCCTCATCGTGCGCGCCAGGAACCTGCCCGGCCCCGGCTGCTGCCGATCGGTCACACTTCTGGGTCGCTGCCTGTGCGCGTTGATGGAAGAATCCGAACATCGGCGTACCGAGTCATCGGCCCGGTGGTTCGGCACCAAATAG
- a CDS encoding GNAT family N-acetyltransferase: protein MKLTIRRYRWSDLDTILTLHQICLAQVGLFPGDGVYYDDDFPRIQDLYLACGGDFLVGETGGRVIAMGGLRPVDTMTAEVCRLRVHPEFQRRGFGAAMLRALEQRALELGFRSVRGDTTLNQGAALSLYRRQGWRELSRERVGDLTVVYGEKRLVPPAALDAAPGAVRES, encoded by the coding sequence GTGAAGCTGACGATTCGGCGCTACCGCTGGTCCGACCTCGACACCATTCTCACGCTCCACCAGATCTGCCTCGCCCAGGTGGGCCTGTTCCCCGGCGACGGCGTCTACTACGACGACGACTTCCCCCGCATCCAGGACCTCTACCTGGCCTGCGGAGGTGACTTCCTCGTCGGCGAGACCGGCGGCCGGGTCATCGCGATGGGCGGGCTGAGACCCGTCGACACCATGACGGCCGAGGTCTGCCGGTTGCGCGTCCATCCCGAGTTCCAGCGGCGCGGCTTCGGCGCGGCCATGCTGCGCGCGCTCGAACAGCGCGCGCTGGAGCTCGGCTTCCGCAGCGTCAGGGGAGACACCACGCTCAACCAGGGCGCGGCGCTGTCGCTCTACCGGCGCCAGGGCTGGCGCGAGCTGTCCAGGGAGCGCGTGGGCGACCTGACCGTCGTCTACGGCGAGAAACGCCTGGTCCCTCCCGCGGCCCTCGACGCGGCGCCCGGCGCGGTCCGCGAGAGCTGA